The following are encoded together in the Nocardioides sp. Arc9.136 genome:
- the mtrA gene encoding MtrAB system response regulator MtrA, whose protein sequence is MSQSGTGNDLTAKGRILVVDDDASLAEMLTIVLRQEGFDSAMVTRGDEALGAFRDYRPDLVLLDLMLPGRDGIDVCKEIRAESGVPIVMLTAKGDTVDVVVGLESGADDYVVKPFKPKELIARIRARVRRFDSTSQAETLTIGDLVIDVAGHSVTRGGAPISLTPLEFDLLVALARKPWQVFSREVLLEQVWGYRHAADTRLVNVHVQRLRSKVEHDPENPEIVVTVRGVGYKAGNA, encoded by the coding sequence ATGAGCCAGTCCGGCACCGGGAACGACCTCACCGCGAAGGGGCGCATCCTCGTCGTCGACGACGACGCCTCCCTCGCGGAGATGCTCACCATCGTGCTGCGCCAGGAGGGCTTCGACAGCGCGATGGTGACTCGCGGCGACGAGGCGCTGGGGGCCTTCCGCGACTACCGGCCCGACCTGGTCCTGCTCGACCTGATGCTCCCCGGGCGGGACGGCATCGACGTGTGCAAGGAGATCCGGGCCGAGTCCGGGGTGCCGATCGTGATGCTCACCGCCAAGGGCGACACCGTCGACGTGGTGGTGGGCCTGGAGTCCGGAGCCGACGACTACGTCGTCAAGCCGTTCAAGCCCAAGGAGCTGATCGCGCGGATCCGGGCACGGGTACGCCGCTTCGACTCGACGTCGCAGGCCGAGACGCTGACCATCGGTGACCTGGTGATCGACGTGGCCGGCCACTCGGTGACCCGCGGCGGCGCGCCGATCAGCCTGACCCCGCTGGAGTTCGACCTGCTCGTCGCGCTGGCCCGCAAGCCGTGGCAGGTCTTCAGTCGCGAGGTGCTCCTGGAGCAGGTCTGGGGCTACCGGCACGCCGCGGACACCCGCCTGGTCAACGTGCACGTGCAGCGCCTGCGCTCCAAGGTCGAGCACGACCCCGAGAACCCTGAGATCGTGGTGACCGTCCGTGGCGTCGGGTACAAGGCCGGCAACGCCTGA
- a CDS encoding HNH endonuclease signature motif containing protein has translation MAKDSRRSAHLVCRAVAKSHARLDRAHESHLWSMSDDDVAATLLEAARLRARVEALELRLAAEADRRHAGERVGATDTAAWWATETHQTRPAAKHRMRLAESLNRHDLTAAVLTDGDVSVDHARVITECLDKLPTDLDDPTIPLRAEQHLLAEARHRDPKTLRILAKHVLTVVAPEIGEARDAKALEAEERLARETAWLTMSPDGRGSVVGKFKIPELHGAMLKKTLLAFAAPKHQAATQEAGAPEPVERRPWPDRMGDAFCELLERLPTASVPKLGGLNATVVVTMDIASLMGGLAPGVLDDGATISAATARRLACEAGLVPAVLGSKSELLDLGRTTRLFTGAQRRALNLTQPTCTAEGCDWPAHLCHAHHDQPWSTGGTTDLVNARNLCPRHHDPAYETTHLPGGKVAFHHRT, from the coding sequence ATGGCCAAGGACTCCCGACGCAGCGCGCACCTGGTGTGCCGCGCTGTCGCGAAGTCCCACGCCAGGCTCGACCGTGCGCACGAGTCGCACCTGTGGTCGATGTCCGACGACGACGTCGCGGCGACCCTTCTCGAGGCTGCCCGCCTCCGCGCCCGGGTCGAGGCCCTAGAGCTGCGGCTCGCCGCGGAAGCCGACCGCCGGCACGCCGGCGAGCGGGTCGGTGCCACCGACACCGCCGCCTGGTGGGCGACCGAAACGCATCAGACCCGTCCCGCTGCGAAGCACCGCATGCGGCTGGCCGAGTCCCTCAACCGCCACGACCTCACCGCGGCAGTCCTCACCGACGGTGACGTGTCGGTCGACCACGCCCGGGTGATCACCGAGTGCCTCGACAAGCTCCCCACCGACCTCGACGACCCGACCATCCCCCTCCGCGCGGAGCAGCACCTGCTCGCCGAGGCGCGGCACCGGGACCCGAAAACGTTGCGCATCCTCGCCAAGCACGTCCTCACCGTCGTAGCACCCGAGATCGGCGAGGCCCGCGACGCGAAGGCCCTCGAGGCCGAGGAGCGCCTCGCCCGGGAGACCGCGTGGCTGACGATGAGCCCCGACGGGCGCGGGTCGGTGGTCGGGAAGTTCAAGATCCCCGAACTGCACGGCGCCATGCTGAAGAAGACGCTCCTCGCGTTCGCTGCGCCGAAGCACCAAGCCGCCACCCAGGAAGCAGGCGCGCCCGAGCCCGTGGAGCGGCGTCCGTGGCCGGATCGGATGGGTGACGCGTTCTGCGAGCTCCTCGAACGCCTCCCCACCGCTTCCGTCCCGAAGCTCGGCGGCCTCAACGCCACCGTCGTCGTCACCATGGACATCGCCTCGTTGATGGGTGGCCTCGCGCCAGGTGTCCTCGACGACGGCGCCACCATCTCCGCAGCCACCGCACGGAGACTGGCCTGCGAAGCGGGCCTCGTCCCCGCCGTCCTCGGCAGCAAGTCAGAGCTCCTGGACCTCGGGCGCACCACCCGGTTGTTCACCGGCGCCCAACGCAGGGCGCTGAACCTCACCCAGCCGACCTGCACCGCAGAAGGCTGCGACTGGCCCGCCCACCTCTGCCACGCCCACCACGACCAACCCTGGTCCACCGGCGGCACCACCGACCTCGTCAACGCCCGCAACCTCTGCCCCAGGCACCACGACCCCGCGTACGAGACCACCCACCTGCCCGGCGGGAAGGTCGCCTTCCACCACCGGACATAG
- a CDS encoding SIS domain-containing protein — protein MTWFDESRLDDETAIGAADLRFRTLAESGSRVRRECIDAADAIREAVGRLEGQARPRAIIAAGPDSRLLRAVLEPWCPVPFVAWPGPTLPGWAGSLDLVVVLAPDGADAGTASAVAEAVRRGCQVVVACPPTSMVADHAAGRWSTIFPIATQDQLATATVVLSFLDQVALGPSADPEVVATALDEVAIACSPYRDLSINPAKMLAIALADANPLVWGGSVLAARAARRVAESVRRASGRTALAGDVEQVLPVIEATRPRDVFDDPFAEGGGELRPTLLVLDDGNEEPVLGEHRRRLEDAAASRGVRVETLTTEAPSDVARYASLLLQGTWAAEYLRLGLVDD, from the coding sequence ATGACCTGGTTCGACGAGTCCCGCCTGGACGACGAGACCGCGATCGGCGCGGCCGACCTGCGGTTCCGCACGCTCGCCGAGTCCGGCTCGCGCGTGCGCCGGGAGTGCATCGACGCCGCGGACGCGATCCGGGAGGCGGTGGGCAGGCTCGAGGGCCAGGCCCGGCCGCGCGCGATCATCGCCGCCGGCCCCGACTCCCGCCTGCTGCGGGCGGTGCTCGAGCCCTGGTGCCCGGTGCCGTTCGTGGCCTGGCCCGGGCCGACGCTGCCGGGCTGGGCGGGCTCGCTGGACCTCGTCGTCGTGTTGGCCCCCGACGGCGCCGACGCCGGGACCGCGTCGGCCGTCGCCGAGGCGGTGCGCCGCGGCTGCCAGGTGGTCGTCGCCTGCCCGCCCACCTCGATGGTCGCCGACCACGCGGCGGGCCGGTGGAGCACGATCTTCCCGATCGCCACGCAGGACCAGCTCGCCACGGCCACGGTGGTGCTCTCCTTCCTCGACCAGGTGGCGCTCGGTCCGAGCGCCGACCCCGAGGTCGTGGCGACCGCCCTCGACGAGGTCGCGATCGCCTGCTCGCCGTACCGCGACCTCTCGATCAACCCCGCCAAGATGCTCGCGATCGCGCTGGCCGACGCCAACCCGCTGGTCTGGGGCGGCTCGGTGCTCGCGGCCCGCGCGGCGCGGCGCGTCGCCGAGTCGGTCCGCCGCGCCAGCGGCCGCACCGCCCTCGCCGGCGACGTCGAGCAGGTGCTGCCGGTCATCGAGGCCACCCGCCCGCGCGACGTCTTCGACGACCCCTTCGCCGAGGGCGGCGGCGAGCTCCGCCCGACGCTGCTCGTGCTCGACGACGGCAACGAGGAGCCCGTCCTCGGCGAGCACCGGCGTCGGCTCGAGGACGCCGCCGCCTCGCGCGGCGTACGCGTGGAGACCCTCACCACCGAGGCCCCCAGTGACGTCGCGCGGTACGCCTCGCTCCTCCTGCAGGGCACCTGGGCCGCGGAGTACCTCCGGCTCGGGCTCGTCGACGACTGA
- the mtrB gene encoding MtrAB system histidine kinase MtrB — translation MASGTRPATPERGPSARRSVPATVRRGLTFWRRSIQARVVASTLVLSAVVVSVVGWFLLQQTRDGLLENRVAAVVAEADNESAEAVARLVAVPGADTDASAQASDLATPIIARGQSRGFDVVLGGPGSSTDGLEAAGSVYTPGLDTTSVPQTLLDHFAEDSGTAWTYAPIRTLDEAGRVASTQPGIVVGSQVRLPSDGRAWTLYFLFPLEEEQDTLALVTRALLTAGGLLLVLVAGLAWLVTRQVVTPIRHARRVAERLAAGHLQERVRVSGEDDLARLALSFNQMASSLQRQIRQLEELSRVQRRFVSDVSHELRTPLTTVRMAGDVLFDARADFDPVTARAAELLQTELDRFETLLVDLLEISRFDAGAAVLELDDVNLVDVAHRVVERNRALAEQRGVTLVVRAPARPALAEADVRRVERIVRNLVTNAIDHAGPPERGRSRVVVQVAGDDHAAAIAVRDYGVGLAPGESALVFNRFWRADPARARTSGGTGLGLSISLEDTHLHGGWLQAWGRPDEGAQFRLTLPRRAGTPLRQSPLPLVPMDARERTSGAGAAVGAGLTGPPAGPGAESVNGSVNSPVNSPVNSSVTGTPTDPPAGSTTGPTTGPTTGPTTGKGAGS, via the coding sequence GTGGCGTCGGGTACAAGGCCGGCAACGCCTGAGCGCGGCCCGTCGGCCCGGCGCAGCGTCCCTGCCACCGTCCGGCGCGGCCTGACGTTCTGGCGCCGGTCCATCCAGGCCCGCGTGGTGGCCTCCACGCTGGTCCTCTCCGCGGTCGTCGTCAGCGTCGTCGGCTGGTTCCTGCTCCAGCAGACCCGAGACGGCCTGCTGGAGAACCGCGTCGCCGCGGTCGTCGCCGAGGCCGACAACGAGTCGGCGGAGGCGGTCGCCCGCCTGGTCGCCGTCCCCGGCGCCGACACCGACGCCAGCGCGCAGGCCTCCGACCTGGCCACGCCGATCATCGCCCGCGGCCAGTCCCGCGGGTTCGACGTCGTCCTCGGCGGGCCGGGGAGCTCGACCGACGGCCTGGAGGCGGCCGGCAGCGTCTACACCCCGGGCCTGGACACCACCAGCGTGCCGCAGACGCTGCTGGACCACTTCGCCGAGGACTCCGGCACCGCGTGGACCTACGCGCCGATCCGGACCCTCGACGAGGCCGGTCGGGTGGCCTCCACCCAGCCCGGGATCGTCGTGGGCTCCCAGGTGCGGCTGCCCTCCGACGGGCGGGCGTGGACGCTGTACTTCCTCTTCCCGCTGGAGGAGGAGCAGGACACCCTCGCGCTGGTGACCCGGGCCCTGCTCACCGCCGGCGGGCTCCTCCTCGTGCTCGTGGCCGGGCTCGCCTGGCTCGTGACCCGCCAGGTGGTGACCCCCATCCGGCACGCCCGCCGCGTCGCCGAGCGGCTCGCGGCCGGCCACCTGCAGGAGCGGGTCCGGGTCTCCGGCGAGGACGACCTGGCGCGCCTCGCGCTGTCGTTCAACCAGATGGCCAGCAGCCTGCAGCGCCAGATCCGGCAGCTCGAGGAGCTCAGCCGGGTCCAGCGGCGGTTCGTCTCCGACGTCTCCCACGAGCTGCGCACCCCGCTGACCACGGTGCGGATGGCCGGCGACGTCCTCTTCGACGCCCGCGCCGACTTCGACCCGGTCACCGCGCGGGCCGCCGAGCTGCTGCAGACCGAGCTGGACCGGTTCGAGACGCTGCTGGTCGACCTGCTCGAGATCAGCCGCTTCGACGCGGGGGCCGCGGTGCTCGAGCTCGACGACGTCAACCTCGTCGACGTCGCCCACCGGGTCGTGGAGCGGAACCGGGCCCTCGCCGAGCAGCGCGGCGTCACCCTGGTCGTGCGGGCCCCGGCGCGACCCGCGCTCGCGGAGGCCGACGTACGCCGCGTCGAGCGCATCGTGCGCAACCTCGTCACCAACGCCATCGACCACGCCGGGCCGCCCGAGCGCGGCCGGTCCCGGGTGGTCGTGCAGGTCGCCGGGGACGACCACGCCGCCGCCATCGCCGTCCGCGACTACGGCGTCGGCCTGGCACCGGGGGAGTCCGCGCTGGTCTTCAACCGGTTCTGGCGTGCCGACCCGGCCCGGGCCCGCACGAGCGGTGGTACCGGCCTGGGCCTGTCGATCTCACTGGAGGACACCCACCTGCACGGCGGCTGGCTGCAGGCATGGGGCCGTCCGGACGAGGGGGCGCAGTTCCGCCTGACCCTGCCGCGTCGGGCAGGCACCCCGCTGCGGCAGAGCCCGCTGCCGCTCGTGCCGATGGACGCCCGCGAGCGGACCAGTGGTGCCGGGGCGGCGGTGGGCGCCGGCCTCACCGGCCCGCCCGCCGGCCCCGGCGCGGAGTCGGTGAACGGCTCGGTGAACAGCCCGGTGAACAGCCCGGTGAACAGCTCGGTGACCGGGACCCCGACGGACCCGCCGGCCGGATCGACCACCGGGCCCACGACCGGGCCCACGACCGGGCCCACCACCGGGAAGGGGGCGGGCTCGTGA
- a CDS encoding acyltransferase family protein — MQRDPWFDNAKMALVTLVVLGHSWVLLPDTDLVGHGYDFLYAWHVPAFVFVTGYLSRSFTYTRARMWQLVRTVAVPYVVFEAAIAAFRILVGGEQIEDLWRDPHWPMWYLAALFFWRLLTPVFRPMWGGLAVAVAVSIVAGLYAGDTLDMARVLGLLPFFVMGLKATPERLERLRARWVRVSAVLVLAAIWVLTSRTDDWAGTEWLYYRARYEDLDVSDSQAFLTRACLLVLGTLGAWAFLALVPRVGGWFARMGAATLVVYLFHGFFVKGAEYAGFPEWAVDHYALSILVTSAAAVGLSLLLAWEPVSSRLQHLVDPFGFAEQRVDHAHGLRDATVEADVLAGAVQEAAEERAEDEARRAAAGRR, encoded by the coding sequence GTGCAGCGTGATCCCTGGTTCGACAACGCCAAGATGGCCCTGGTCACCCTGGTGGTGCTCGGCCACTCCTGGGTGCTGCTGCCCGACACCGACCTCGTCGGGCACGGCTACGACTTCCTCTACGCCTGGCACGTGCCGGCGTTCGTCTTCGTCACCGGGTACCTCTCGCGCTCCTTCACCTACACCCGCGCGCGCATGTGGCAGCTCGTCCGCACGGTCGCGGTGCCCTACGTCGTGTTCGAGGCGGCGATCGCGGCCTTCCGGATCCTCGTGGGCGGCGAGCAGATCGAGGACCTCTGGCGCGATCCGCACTGGCCGATGTGGTACCTCGCCGCACTGTTCTTCTGGCGCCTGCTGACCCCGGTGTTCCGGCCGATGTGGGGCGGGCTCGCGGTCGCCGTCGCGGTCAGCATCGTGGCCGGGCTCTACGCGGGGGACACCCTCGACATGGCCCGGGTGCTGGGCCTCCTGCCGTTCTTCGTGATGGGCCTCAAGGCGACCCCCGAGCGGCTCGAGCGGCTGCGCGCCCGCTGGGTCCGGGTGAGCGCCGTGCTGGTCCTCGCCGCGATCTGGGTGCTGACCTCGCGCACCGACGACTGGGCCGGCACGGAGTGGCTGTACTACCGGGCCCGCTACGAGGACCTCGACGTCAGCGACTCCCAGGCGTTCCTGACCCGGGCCTGCCTGCTGGTCCTGGGCACCCTGGGTGCGTGGGCGTTCCTCGCGCTCGTCCCCCGCGTCGGCGGCTGGTTCGCCCGGATGGGCGCCGCGACGCTGGTCGTCTACCTCTTCCACGGCTTCTTCGTGAAGGGCGCGGAGTACGCCGGGTTCCCCGAGTGGGCCGTGGACCACTACGCCCTGTCCATCCTCGTCACGTCGGCGGCTGCCGTCGGGCTCAGCCTCCTGCTCGCCTGGGAGCCGGTGTCCTCGCGGCTGCAGCACCTGGTCGACCCGTTCGGCTTCGCCGAGCAGCGGGTCGACCACGCCCACGGGCTGCGCGACGCGACCGTCGAGGCCGACGTGCTGGCCGGGGCGGTCCAGGAGGCCGCCGAGGAGCGCGCCGAGGACGAGGCCCGCCGGGCGGCGGCGGGCCGCCGCTAG
- a CDS encoding LpqB family beta-propeller domain-containing protein, which produces MTARRAAVLAPVLALVLALGGCVSLPEGGPVVETGPRSGDGEEAGQYYFDPPPPPDGASPAEIVDRFLDAMTAFPISTSVARQYLTPEFRESWSPKDGIITYDDFLSPRGSSQVRVTLVGGERLDGSGRWRGRLPTYDESLTFPVELVDGQYRIASAPDALVVPQSWFEQRYQRVTLYFFDPNARVLVPEPAFVPRGDQRVSNLVSALLAGPGPELSRVATTFLPAGSSVELSVPVGDVVDIAIDASGGAPAPTPEAVRLVVAQLAWTLRQVPTIERFRVSIDGRPVQLPGGVTEFEVTEGSAYDPAGYQATDLVYALREGVLVSGDADALEATDGPLGTRDLGVRSFAVDLTSTTVAAVADSGRTLLRAPVRGVEATAEPVLSGATNLLPPAWDVSGRLWVVDRAGGGARVTTVLEDGAPVQLRVPGISGSDVRSFLVSRDGSRMVAVVRTASGDQVRVSRIRYDQKGLVSATPARRLVWEGGDDVRIRDLAWRSPTSVAVLHRLADELFEVRTLSVDGAPAGMESVATTLRGRYLALAGTPVTTDSVWAVTQGGLVDASNQMRDVVDLDDGVTSVRYVG; this is translated from the coding sequence GTGACCGCCCGGCGCGCCGCGGTCCTCGCCCCGGTCCTCGCGCTCGTCCTGGCGCTCGGTGGCTGCGTCTCGCTGCCCGAGGGCGGCCCGGTCGTCGAGACCGGTCCGCGCAGCGGCGACGGCGAGGAGGCCGGCCAGTACTACTTCGACCCGCCGCCGCCGCCCGACGGCGCCTCGCCGGCCGAGATCGTCGACCGGTTCCTCGACGCGATGACGGCCTTCCCGATCAGCACGTCGGTGGCGCGGCAGTACCTCACGCCGGAGTTCCGCGAGTCCTGGAGCCCCAAGGACGGGATCATCACCTACGACGACTTCCTGTCGCCCCGCGGCAGCTCGCAGGTCCGGGTGACCCTCGTCGGAGGCGAGCGGCTCGACGGCAGCGGGCGGTGGCGCGGCCGCCTGCCGACGTACGACGAGTCGCTGACCTTCCCGGTGGAGCTGGTCGACGGGCAGTACCGCATCGCCTCGGCGCCGGACGCGCTGGTCGTGCCGCAGTCCTGGTTCGAGCAGCGCTACCAGCGGGTGACGCTCTACTTCTTCGACCCCAACGCGCGGGTGCTCGTGCCCGAGCCGGCGTTCGTGCCGCGCGGGGACCAGCGGGTCAGCAACCTGGTGTCGGCGCTGCTCGCCGGGCCGGGCCCGGAGCTCTCGCGGGTCGCGACGACGTTCCTGCCCGCCGGCTCCAGCGTCGAGCTGTCGGTGCCGGTCGGCGACGTCGTCGACATCGCGATCGACGCCTCCGGCGGGGCGCCGGCGCCCACTCCCGAGGCGGTCCGCCTGGTCGTCGCCCAGTTGGCCTGGACGCTGCGCCAGGTGCCCACGATCGAGCGGTTCCGCGTCTCCATCGACGGTCGGCCGGTCCAGCTGCCCGGCGGTGTCACCGAGTTCGAGGTCACCGAGGGGTCGGCGTACGACCCGGCGGGCTACCAGGCGACGGACCTGGTCTACGCGCTGCGCGAGGGCGTGCTCGTCTCCGGCGACGCCGATGCCCTCGAGGCGACCGACGGGCCGCTCGGCACCCGCGACCTCGGCGTCCGGTCGTTCGCGGTCGACCTCACCTCGACCACCGTGGCAGCCGTCGCCGACAGCGGCCGCACCCTGCTGCGGGCGCCGGTGCGCGGGGTGGAGGCGACCGCCGAGCCGGTCCTCAGCGGCGCCACGAACCTGCTCCCGCCCGCCTGGGACGTCAGCGGCCGGCTGTGGGTCGTCGACCGGGCCGGTGGCGGTGCCCGGGTCACGACCGTCCTCGAGGACGGTGCCCCGGTCCAGCTGAGGGTGCCAGGGATCAGCGGGTCGGACGTGCGGTCGTTCCTCGTGTCGCGCGACGGCTCGCGGATGGTGGCCGTCGTGCGGACCGCCTCCGGCGACCAGGTGCGCGTGAGCCGGATCCGCTACGACCAGAAGGGCCTCGTCTCGGCCACCCCGGCGCGCCGGCTGGTGTGGGAGGGCGGGGACGACGTGCGCATCCGCGACCTCGCCTGGCGCTCGCCGACCTCGGTCGCGGTGCTGCACCGCCTCGCCGACGAGCTCTTCGAGGTCCGCACGCTCTCCGTCGACGGCGCTCCGGCCGGGATGGAGTCGGTGGCCACGACGCTGCGGGGCCGCTACCTCGCGCTGGCCGGGACCCCGGTCACCACCGACAGCGTCTGGGCGGTCACCCAGGGCGGCCTCGTGGACGCCAGCAACCAGATGCGGGACGTCGTCGACCTCGACGACGGCGTCACCTCCGTGCGGTACGTCGGCTGA
- the ahcY gene encoding adenosylhomocysteinase encodes MSAALPGAPMDHKVADLSLADFGRTEIQLAEHEMPGLMAMRERYGAEQPLAGARIAGSLHMTIQTAVLIETLVALGAEVRWASCNIFSTQDHAAAAIAVGPNGTPEDPQGVPVFAWKGETLEEYWWCTQQILQWPDVDGEKRFANMILDDGGDATLFVHLGVEAEKKGEAPDPATATSTEQRIIFEALNASLAESQDRWTQIAAEIKGVTEETTTGVLRLYDMMREGSLLVPAINVNDSVTKSKFDNKYGCRHSLIDGINRATDVLMGGKVAVVCGYGDVGKGCAESLRGQGARVIVTEIDPICALQAAMDGYQVSTLDDVVETADIIITATGNKDVVTLDQMRRMKQNAILGNIGHFDNEIDMAGLETYPGVVRKNVKPQVDLWTFPEGEGNAIIVLSEGRLMNLGNATGHPSFVMSNSFTNQVLAQIELFTKPEEYPVGVYVLPKHLDEEVARLHLDALGVKLTTLSDSQASYLGVDVAGPYKSDQYRY; translated from the coding sequence ATGTCCGCCGCACTCCCAGGAGCACCCATGGACCACAAGGTCGCCGACCTCAGCCTGGCCGACTTCGGCCGCACCGAGATCCAGCTCGCCGAGCACGAGATGCCCGGCCTGATGGCCATGCGTGAGCGGTACGGCGCGGAGCAGCCGCTCGCCGGCGCGCGGATCGCGGGCTCGCTGCACATGACCATCCAGACCGCGGTCCTCATCGAGACCCTGGTCGCGCTCGGCGCCGAGGTCCGCTGGGCCTCCTGCAACATCTTCTCCACCCAGGACCACGCCGCGGCCGCCATCGCGGTGGGCCCGAACGGCACGCCGGAGGACCCCCAGGGCGTCCCGGTCTTCGCCTGGAAGGGCGAGACGCTCGAGGAGTACTGGTGGTGCACCCAGCAGATCCTCCAGTGGCCGGACGTGGACGGCGAGAAGCGCTTCGCCAACATGATCCTGGACGACGGCGGCGACGCGACCCTCTTCGTCCACCTCGGTGTCGAGGCGGAGAAGAAGGGCGAGGCCCCTGACCCGGCCACCGCCACCAGCACCGAGCAGCGGATCATCTTCGAGGCGCTGAACGCGTCGCTGGCGGAGAGCCAGGACCGCTGGACCCAGATCGCGGCGGAGATCAAGGGCGTCACCGAGGAGACCACCACCGGTGTGCTCCGCCTCTACGACATGATGCGCGAGGGTTCGCTCCTCGTCCCGGCCATCAACGTCAACGACTCGGTCACCAAGTCGAAGTTCGACAACAAGTACGGCTGCCGCCACTCGCTCATCGACGGCATCAACCGCGCGACCGACGTCCTCATGGGCGGCAAGGTCGCCGTCGTCTGCGGCTACGGCGACGTCGGCAAGGGCTGCGCGGAGTCGCTGCGCGGCCAGGGCGCCCGCGTCATCGTGACCGAGATCGACCCGATCTGCGCGCTGCAGGCGGCCATGGACGGCTACCAGGTCTCCACCCTCGACGACGTCGTGGAGACCGCCGACATCATCATCACCGCGACCGGCAACAAGGACGTCGTGACGCTGGACCAGATGCGCCGGATGAAGCAGAACGCGATCCTCGGCAACATCGGCCACTTCGACAACGAGATCGACATGGCCGGCCTCGAGACCTACCCCGGCGTCGTCCGCAAGAACGTCAAGCCGCAGGTCGACCTCTGGACGTTCCCCGAGGGCGAGGGCAACGCGATCATCGTGCTCTCCGAGGGCCGCCTGATGAACCTCGGCAACGCGACCGGTCACCCGTCGTTCGTGATGTCGAACTCCTTCACCAACCAAGTCCTCGCCCAGATCGAGCTGTTCACCAAGCCCGAGGAGTACCCGGTCGGCGTCTACGTGCTGCCCAAGCACCTCGACGAGGAGGTCGCCCGCCTCCACCTCGACGCCCTCGGCGTCAAGCTCACCACCCTGTCGGACTCCCAGGCCTCCTACCTCGGCGTCGACGTGGCGGGCCCCTACAAGTCCGACCAGTACCGCTACTGA
- a CDS encoding DUF808 domain-containing protein → MSAGLFGLLDDVAALARLAAASVDDVGAAAGRATTKAAGVVVDDTAVTPQYVHGVTADRELPMIKRIAIGSIRNKLLIILPVALLLSQFAEFLLTPILMLGGAYLCFEGAEKIWGKIRGHDSHAAPVGGTGADAEKAMVGGAIRTDLILSAEIMVISLNEVADEGFWSRAVILVVVAVAITVAVYGVVALIVKMDDIGLKLAQRSSAAAQKIGRGLVNGMPKLLTVISVVGTVAMLWVGGHIELVGLDELGWHAPYDFVHHLEEEVHHATGALGGVLGWLVNTACSAVFGLVLGAIIVAVVHVLPFGKKDDQEHAAAH, encoded by the coding sequence GTGAGCGCTGGACTTTTCGGACTGCTCGACGACGTCGCCGCGCTGGCGCGCCTCGCCGCTGCGTCGGTCGACGACGTCGGTGCCGCTGCCGGGCGGGCGACGACCAAGGCCGCCGGCGTGGTCGTCGACGACACCGCGGTGACCCCGCAGTACGTCCACGGCGTGACCGCCGACCGCGAGCTGCCCATGATCAAGCGGATCGCCATCGGCTCGATCCGCAACAAGCTGCTGATCATCCTCCCGGTGGCGCTGCTCCTGAGCCAGTTCGCCGAGTTCCTGCTGACCCCGATCCTCATGCTGGGCGGCGCCTACCTGTGCTTCGAGGGTGCCGAGAAGATCTGGGGCAAGATCCGCGGGCACGACTCCCACGCCGCCCCGGTGGGCGGCACGGGCGCCGACGCGGAGAAGGCGATGGTCGGCGGCGCGATCCGGACCGACCTCATCCTCTCGGCCGAGATCATGGTGATCTCGCTCAACGAGGTCGCCGACGAGGGCTTCTGGAGCCGCGCGGTCATCCTCGTCGTGGTGGCCGTCGCCATCACCGTCGCCGTGTACGGCGTGGTCGCGCTCATCGTGAAGATGGACGACATCGGGCTCAAGCTGGCCCAGCGCAGCTCGGCCGCCGCGCAGAAGATCGGCCGCGGCCTGGTCAACGGCATGCCCAAGCTGCTCACCGTCATCTCGGTCGTCGGCACGGTCGCCATGCTGTGGGTCGGCGGCCACATCGAACTGGTCGGCCTCGACGAGCTCGGCTGGCACGCGCCGTACGACTTCGTGCACCACCTCGAGGAGGAGGTCCACCACGCTACCGGCGCCCTCGGCGGTGTCCTGGGCTGGCTGGTCAACACCGCCTGCTCCGCCGTCTTCGGCCTGGTCCTCGGCGCGATCATCGTCGCCGTCGTGCACGTCCTCCCCTTCGGCAAGAAGGACGACCAGGAGCACGCCGCCGCCCACTGA
- a CDS encoding Trm112 family protein, with amino-acid sequence MNIDQGLLDIIVCPNCHGDLLPVPGQDQGDELVCQGECGYAYPVRDDIPVLLVDEARKP; translated from the coding sequence ATGAACATCGACCAGGGGCTGCTGGACATCATCGTCTGCCCGAACTGCCACGGGGACCTGCTCCCGGTGCCGGGCCAGGACCAGGGCGACGAGCTCGTCTGCCAGGGGGAGTGCGGCTACGCCTACCCCGTCCGCGACGACATCCCGGTCCTGCTCGTCGACGAGGCCCGGAAGCCCTGA